Proteins encoded by one window of Lepeophtheirus salmonis chromosome 10, UVic_Lsal_1.4, whole genome shotgun sequence:
- the LOC121125309 gene encoding uncharacterized protein, protein MLLQAAQQNQGQDFVSVAVAAAAAAAAASAGSPAGSTGADHNGNSGKPGLTASSNFVGTFPFSASLFGPLHSNKMEEDRGSNLGSRSGASSRGTSPSSQDPIIHSSNLSHHHISPGEDEDEEELKGSGGSSSTGGTLRVRRLSRSRSRSPVDRKRNEESPLGLSDSFMDFTPSTTNTSLSSNSVLGSPFTNLHHHRHLLEPHSNTLHNHNMTSPTSAHAVAAVSNNSFISNKQSMLNSSKNHSNSPLTTSSSATGLKEILDNNSSSSLPPTSSSSAIQQAIAAAFQAGQSSVQQSSAMQLLALGANPQLSSVMGQNPLLAAAIAASQQLQPSNQSGFDLAQQAQAVQALAQIQQSLSLLNPQVNMMSQNTSLLQNPLQALAQASQQLQNLSSFQDCSSSDKVALPPSTKILTNHSSSLSSVSQRIPPSPRTSKALVTSPNSATKNFLMTTSTPVGVMLSSSSSASSPSSSGSQGLPNMYTTRPSNLPTRLDLPPEENTDLEELEQFSKLFKQKRIKLGYTQGDVGLAMGKMYGNDFSQTTISRFEALNLSFKNMCKLKPLLQKWLEDADSTHHTTTTSQLLSPASLTTAEAINRRRKKRTSIDTTVRIALERAFNANPKPTSEEITYVADGLCMEKEVVRVWFCNRRQKEKRMNPNSNISPSGSPTPSFYNPTSLTPTPPSSIPSSFLCSSGGLSPPTSLSSTGRGVSPPLSNMSFPILHQPQFMATDLSAKSSD, encoded by the exons ATGTTACTCCAAGCCGCACAACAAAATCAGGGACAAGATTTTGTATCAGTCGCAGTTGCAGCAGCTGCTGCTGCGGCAGCAGCCTCTGCAGGATCTCCCGCAGGATCCACCGGTGCGGATCATAATGGAAATTCAGGGAAGCCCGGACTTACAGCCAGTAGTAATTTCGTTGGGACCTTCCCTTTTAGCGCAAGTCTTTTTGGACCTCTTCATTCTAATAAAATGGAAGAGGATCGAGGGAGCAATCTCGGATCACGCTCTGGAGCATCCAGTCGTGGAACATCTCCTTCGTCACAAG ATCCCATTATCCATTCCTCTAACCTATCCCATCATCACATCTCTCCTGGAGAGGATGAAGACGAAGAAGAGCTGAAAGGCTCTGGGGGAAGTAGTAGTACTGGAGGAACTCTCCGTGTTCGACGACTCTCAAGATCTCGTTCCCGTTCCCCCGTTGATCGTAAACGCAATGAAGAGTCACCCTTGGGTCTTTCTGACTCATTCATGGACTTTACACCATCGACGACGAATACTAGCCTATCATCCAACTCTGTCCTTGGATCCCCATTTACGAACCTCCACCATCATCGACATCTTTTGGAGCCGCACTCAAACACTCTTCATAACCACAACATGACCTCTCCTACCTCAGCTCACGCTGTTGCCGCTGTGTCTAACAACAGTTTTATTAGTAATAAGCAATCCATGCTGAATTCATCCAAGAATCATTCCAATTCGCCATTAACTACCTCATCCTCTGCCACTGGGCTCAAGGAAATCCTCGACAATAACTCATCATCGTCATTACCACCCACTTCCAGCTCTTCTGCCATTCAACAAGCCATTGCAGCAGCATTCCAAGCTGGACAATCATCCGTTCAGCAG tcaagTGCGATGCAGTTGTTAGCTCTAGGTGCTAATCCACAGCTGTCCTCTGTCATGGGTCAAAATCCACTTCTTGCAGCTGCAATTGCTGCCTCTCAACAACTTCAACCTTCAAACCAGTCTGGATTCGATTTGGCACAACAGGCACAAGCTGTTCAAGCCTTGGCTCAGATACAACAGTCCCTCTCTCTATTGAATCCTCAAGTCAACATGATGAGCCAAAATACTTCCCTTCTTCAAAATCCT cTGCAAGCTTTAGCCCAAGCTAGCCAACAACTTCAGAACTTATCCAGTTTTCAGGATTGTTCATCTTCTGATAAAGTTGCACTCCCACCTTCTACCAAAATTCTAACAAACCATTCATCCTCGTTGTCCTCGGTTTCTCAGCGCATTCCTCCCTCTCCAAGAACATCCAAGGCCCTGGTTACATCTCCAAACTCTGCTACCAAAAATTTTCTTATGACCACCTCCACTCCTGTAGGCGTCATGCTCTCATCCTCATCTTCAGCCTCTTCTCCGTCTTCTTCAGGATCTCAAGGACTACCAAATATGTACACAACAAGACCTTCCAATCTCCCAACTCGTCTTGATTTGCCCCCGGAGGAGAACACGGATCTTGAAGAACTGGAGCAGTTTTCCAAATTATTCAAGCAAAAGCGAATAAAATTGGGCTACACCCAAGGAGACGTAGGCCTCGCCATGGGAAAAATGTATGGAAATGACTTCTCTCAAACCACGATATCCCGGTTTGAAGCTTTAAATCTaagctttaaaaatatgtgtaagCTCAAGCCTCTCCTCCAAAAATGGCTCGAGGATGCGGACTCTACTCATCATACAACAACTACATCTCAACTCCTCTCCCCAGCCAGCCTCACAACTGCCGAGGCCATTAATCGCCGACGTAAAAAGAGAACTTCAATTGACACCACAGTGCGGATTGCACTCGAAAGGGCCTTCAACGCAAATCCCAAACCAACATCGGAGGAAATAACCTATGTTGCCGACGGATTGTGCATGGAAAAAGAAGTAGTTCGTGTCTGGTTCTGCAATCGACGCCAAAAAGAAAAACGCATGAATCCCAACTCCAACATTTCACCAAGTGGATCTCCCACACCTAGCTTCTACAACCCCACGTCCCTCACACCCACTCCTCCTTCCTCCATTCCATCCTCATTCCTCTGCTCTAGTGGAGGACTATCTCCGCCTACTTCTCTATCCTCAACAGGGAGAGGAGTCTCACCCCCACTCTCAAACATGTCCTTCCCTATTCTACATCAGCCCCAATTCATGGCCACGGATCTGAGTGCTAAATCCTCAGACTAA